The following proteins are co-located in the Echinicola sp. 20G genome:
- a CDS encoding PLP-dependent aspartate aminotransferase family protein, whose product MSNKNFETEAIRIASSKSNQREHSAPIYLTSSFTFDSAEEARQMFADEIPGNIYSRYANPNSTDLIEKVCAVEGTEDGIATASGMAAMFGAIASLLQQGDHILAARSLFGSTHQLLTRVFPKWGITSTYGDISDIENWDKLVQPNTKMLFIETPSNPGLEIIDLEWIGKFAKAHNLILVVDNCFATPYLQQPAKWGADIVAHSATKYIDGQGRVLGGLILGKKELIQDVQFFTRHTGPSISPFNAWILSRSMETLAVRMERHCANALKTAEYFQDSPDLEFVKYPFLKSHPQYDLAKKQMKHGGGIITLTLKGGIERAKRFIDELQMITVTANLGDSRSIITHPASTTHSKLSEEERERVGILPGLIRLSTGLEHHDDIIADVERALEKSR is encoded by the coding sequence ATGTCCAATAAGAATTTTGAAACTGAAGCCATCCGAATTGCTTCTTCCAAATCCAACCAAAGAGAACATTCTGCTCCAATTTACCTAACCTCTAGCTTTACATTTGACAGTGCTGAGGAAGCAAGGCAAATGTTTGCGGATGAAATTCCGGGAAATATTTATTCACGCTATGCTAACCCCAACAGTACTGACCTGATTGAAAAAGTCTGTGCGGTGGAAGGTACTGAAGATGGAATTGCCACTGCTTCTGGTATGGCCGCTATGTTTGGAGCCATAGCATCTCTCTTACAACAGGGAGACCATATCCTTGCTGCCAGGTCCCTCTTCGGATCTACTCACCAGTTGCTTACACGCGTATTCCCCAAATGGGGCATCACTTCAACTTATGGTGATATCTCAGATATTGAAAACTGGGACAAGTTGGTACAGCCCAACACCAAAATGCTATTTATAGAGACGCCATCCAACCCAGGCCTTGAAATCATCGACTTGGAATGGATCGGCAAGTTTGCCAAAGCCCACAACTTAATCTTGGTCGTGGACAATTGCTTTGCCACTCCTTACCTTCAGCAACCTGCCAAATGGGGAGCTGATATTGTAGCCCACAGTGCTACCAAGTACATTGATGGCCAAGGTAGAGTTTTGGGCGGACTTATTTTAGGGAAAAAAGAGCTCATTCAAGATGTACAATTCTTTACCAGGCACACAGGACCTTCTATCTCTCCTTTCAATGCCTGGATCCTTTCACGCAGTATGGAAACCCTTGCAGTAAGAATGGAAAGACATTGTGCCAACGCTTTGAAAACGGCCGAATACTTTCAGGACAGCCCAGATTTGGAATTTGTAAAATATCCATTTCTAAAGAGTCATCCACAGTATGATTTGGCAAAAAAACAAATGAAACATGGAGGCGGAATAATTACCCTGACCCTTAAAGGAGGAATAGAAAGAGCCAAGAGGTTTATAGATGAACTTCAAATGATCACTGTCACTGCTAATCTTGGAGACAGCCGAAGCATCATCACCCACCCTGCCTCCACTACTCACAGTAAATTGAGTGAGGAGGAAAGAGAAAGGGTTGGCATTTTACCAGGCCTTATCAGGCTTTCTACTGGACTCGAACATCATGATGATATCATAGCCGATGTTGAAAGAGCTCTTGAAAAATCCAGATAA
- a CDS encoding rhodanese-like domain-containing protein produces the protein MKIEQIYTGCLAQGAYYIESNGEAAIIDPLREVDPYIQKAERNGAKIKYVFETHFHADFVSGHKDLAEKTGAKIVFGPTKAKLGFEAVVAKDGEEFEVGGVKIQVIHTPGHTMESSCYLLTNEEGKQEAIFTGDTLFIGDVGRPDLAQKVSEDLTQEKQAGHLYDSLRNKIMPLPDDLIVYPAHGAGSACGKNMSKETSDTLGNQKKTNYALQEMSKEEFVEKLINGLTPPPAYFPQNVMMNIQGYDSIDEVLKRGEQALSPDEFEATVNDTGAIMLDTRSPQVFAKGFVPNSINIGIDGSFAVWVGTMIPDVKQEILVIAEEGREEEVITRLARVGYDHAIGYLKGGFEGWEQSGKEVDAIESISADELADIKAKDSEVSILDVRKSSEFESEHVLGAINDPLDYINENMDTLDKNQTYYVHCAGGYRSMIFASIMRARGFENMIDVNGGFKSIKESGKFELTEFVCPTTKL, from the coding sequence ATGAAAATAGAACAAATTTATACAGGATGCTTAGCGCAAGGGGCTTATTATATAGAGTCTAATGGAGAAGCGGCTATCATCGATCCTCTTCGCGAAGTGGATCCTTATATTCAGAAGGCTGAAAGAAACGGGGCAAAAATAAAGTATGTTTTTGAAACGCATTTTCATGCTGATTTTGTCTCAGGACATAAAGACTTGGCTGAAAAGACTGGTGCTAAAATTGTCTTTGGCCCGACCAAAGCCAAACTGGGGTTTGAAGCTGTAGTGGCAAAGGATGGAGAGGAGTTTGAAGTGGGCGGAGTTAAGATTCAAGTGATTCATACTCCAGGGCATACCATGGAAAGTTCTTGCTATTTGTTGACCAATGAAGAAGGTAAGCAGGAAGCCATTTTCACTGGTGATACCTTGTTTATAGGAGACGTAGGAAGACCTGATTTGGCACAGAAAGTATCTGAAGACCTTACACAAGAAAAGCAGGCTGGCCATCTTTATGATTCTTTGAGAAATAAGATCATGCCTTTGCCTGATGACTTGATCGTTTATCCTGCACATGGAGCAGGAAGTGCATGTGGTAAAAACATGAGCAAAGAGACCTCAGATACCCTTGGCAACCAAAAAAAGACAAATTATGCTTTGCAGGAAATGAGTAAAGAGGAGTTTGTGGAGAAATTGATCAATGGGTTGACACCACCTCCAGCATATTTCCCGCAAAACGTGATGATGAATATCCAGGGATACGACAGTATCGATGAGGTCCTAAAGAGAGGAGAACAGGCATTGAGTCCAGATGAATTTGAGGCTACCGTCAATGATACTGGAGCCATTATGCTGGATACTAGGAGCCCGCAAGTATTTGCCAAAGGGTTTGTTCCCAACTCAATTAATATCGGAATTGATGGCAGTTTTGCAGTTTGGGTAGGGACCATGATCCCTGATGTAAAGCAAGAGATTTTGGTGATTGCCGAGGAGGGAAGAGAGGAAGAAGTAATTACTCGATTGGCTAGAGTGGGATATGACCATGCTATAGGTTACTTAAAAGGCGGTTTTGAGGGATGGGAGCAATCTGGAAAAGAAGTAGATGCTATCGAATCCATTTCAGCTGATGAATTGGCAGATATTAAGGCAAAGGATTCTGAAGTCTCAATTTTGGATGTTCGTAAAAGCAGTGAATTTGAAAGTGAACATGTTTTAGGAGCAATCAACGACCCTCTGGATTACATCAATGAGAATATGGATACACTTGACAAAAACCAAACCTATTATGTTCATTGTGCAGGAGGGTATAGGTCTATGATCTTTGCTTCTATCATGCGAGCGAGAGGATTTGAGAATATGATAGATGTAAATGGAGGCTTTAAGAGCATCAAGGAATCTGGGAAGTTTGAATTGACAGAATTTGTATGTCCAACGACCAAACTCTAA
- a CDS encoding sulfite exporter TauE/SafE family protein: MDLIVIIGFLASILIGVSLGLIGGGGSILTVPILVYLFGITPVLATAYSLFVVGSTSLVGSVSYMKRGSVSYKTALVFAIPSFTAVFLTRKYLVHALPEVLFTFQGIEVTRDVGIMVFFAIIMVAAAFSMIKNGKKLQPESNGNDLDYPLIAVQGLMEGTVTGIVGAGGGFLIIPALVLLAKLPMKKAVGTSLLIIAAKSLLGFTGDLTTQKIDWHFLLIFTGLSVTGIFIGSMLSRKINDAALKKSFGWFVLIMGIYILFKEITGV; this comes from the coding sequence ATGGATTTAATAGTAATAATTGGTTTTTTGGCTTCAATACTCATTGGCGTTAGTTTGGGTTTGATCGGAGGAGGTGGATCTATTCTTACGGTTCCGATATTGGTTTATCTTTTTGGGATTACTCCGGTTTTGGCAACAGCTTATTCCCTGTTTGTTGTAGGAAGTACTTCACTTGTAGGGTCTGTTAGCTATATGAAAAGAGGGAGTGTTTCCTATAAAACAGCTTTGGTATTTGCCATACCTTCTTTTACAGCGGTGTTTCTTACCAGAAAATATTTGGTACATGCTTTACCGGAAGTGTTGTTCACCTTTCAAGGAATTGAGGTCACAAGGGATGTGGGGATTATGGTGTTTTTTGCCATAATTATGGTAGCGGCAGCATTCTCTATGATCAAAAATGGTAAGAAACTTCAACCTGAAAGTAATGGGAATGACTTGGACTATCCGCTAATTGCTGTTCAAGGTTTGATGGAAGGGACTGTAACCGGTATAGTAGGAGCTGGTGGAGGTTTTTTGATTATTCCGGCATTGGTGCTTTTGGCAAAGCTTCCTATGAAAAAAGCAGTGGGCACATCATTACTAATTATTGCTGCGAAGTCATTGCTTGGCTTCACCGGTGATCTTACTACTCAAAAGATAGACTGGCACTTTTTATTGATCTTTACAGGGCTTAGTGTTACAGGGATATTTATTGGAAGTATGTTGTCCCGAAAAATCAACGATGCAGCCCTCAAGAAATCATTTGGTTGGTTTGTACTGATCATGGGGATTTACATTTTATTCAAAGAAATAACTGGAGTATGA
- a CDS encoding DUF5995 family protein — protein MNTIEDVLHKMDEIVLQCKAKKSRIGYFAILYRQVTKRIKEGIENDEFEDNPRMEKLDILFATRFFEAYELHLASASPTQSWACAFNTSTASGHMILQHLLLGINAHINLDLGIAAVLTMNGQDMLGIKNDFDKINIILASMVDGVKANLSLVSPVFGFLIQFANGKDEMLLDFSIKLARDGAWKFANEYLIALNQDDCLHLRDLSIANLGQKIAKPGILLNFITKLISLTEWKSVPDVMDQLEGIARKCAPNNLRSVHSIS, from the coding sequence ATGAATACCATTGAAGATGTGCTGCACAAAATGGACGAAATTGTTTTGCAGTGTAAAGCCAAGAAAAGTCGAATAGGTTACTTTGCAATACTTTATAGACAGGTAACCAAGCGCATCAAAGAAGGCATAGAAAATGACGAATTTGAGGATAATCCAAGAATGGAAAAACTTGACATTCTTTTCGCCACGCGCTTCTTTGAAGCGTATGAACTCCATCTAGCCTCCGCTTCACCAACCCAAAGTTGGGCTTGTGCATTTAACACTTCCACAGCCAGTGGCCACATGATCCTGCAGCACCTCCTTCTTGGCATCAACGCTCATATCAATCTTGACCTTGGCATTGCAGCGGTCTTGACCATGAACGGACAAGACATGCTGGGCATAAAAAATGACTTTGACAAAATCAACATTATCCTTGCCAGTATGGTGGACGGTGTAAAAGCCAATTTGTCGCTAGTTTCTCCGGTGTTTGGTTTTTTGATCCAATTTGCAAACGGAAAAGATGAAATGCTACTGGACTTCAGCATCAAGCTCGCCAGAGATGGAGCTTGGAAATTCGCAAATGAATACCTAATTGCCCTTAACCAAGATGACTGCCTACATTTAAGAGATCTCTCAATCGCCAATCTTGGACAAAAAATAGCAAAACCTGGAATTCTGTTAAACTTCATTACTAAGTTGATAAGCCTGACAGAATGGAAATCAGTCCCAGATGTCATGGACCAATTGGAGGGAATTGCAAGAAAATGCGCCCCAAACAACCTTCGTTCAGTTCACTCAATATCTTAG
- a CDS encoding universal stress protein, with amino-acid sequence MKILVATDLSDNAFNALEFASHLANTPQSSLTLLFAYTPVYDFAAQTAEYVVNLENQATKVLKSYQKNLIKKGVSTNFIIKQENVISAICSYAEKESFNLIVLGSQGEGGITQNLFGATTTEVIRLSNIPVLSIPKHATFKNVSSISLAMELNRSDIIFLGQLITLTRDYRLPYRIIHIKKDREEIHSLTFSELSNYLDDHFPKLSFSFHEIEAEEVNQGLQEFTENYPNTLLSMFSKHLSFFDRLFNKSHCAQMAIRSTVPLLVLKSKNQST; translated from the coding sequence ATGAAAATCCTTGTTGCTACAGACCTTTCAGACAATGCATTCAACGCCTTGGAATTTGCTAGTCACCTTGCAAACACTCCGCAAAGTAGCTTAACATTATTGTTTGCCTATACCCCAGTGTATGACTTTGCAGCACAAACTGCCGAATATGTGGTGAATTTGGAAAACCAAGCCACAAAGGTATTGAAGTCATATCAAAAAAACCTCATCAAAAAGGGCGTTAGCACTAATTTCATTATCAAGCAGGAAAATGTGATATCCGCCATTTGCAGTTATGCTGAAAAAGAATCTTTTAACCTCATCGTACTTGGCTCCCAAGGTGAAGGTGGCATTACTCAAAACTTATTTGGTGCTACCACAACGGAAGTAATTCGATTAAGTAACATTCCGGTACTCTCTATCCCTAAACACGCAACTTTTAAAAATGTATCTTCAATATCCTTGGCGATGGAGCTCAACAGGAGTGACATCATTTTTTTAGGGCAACTCATTACACTTACACGCGATTACAGACTTCCTTACAGGATCATTCATATCAAAAAAGACCGTGAAGAAATTCACAGTCTTACTTTTTCCGAGTTGTCAAATTATTTAGACGATCATTTTCCAAAACTTTCATTTAGTTTTCATGAAATCGAAGCTGAAGAAGTAAATCAGGGTCTACAAGAATTTACTGAAAATTACCCTAACACGCTGCTGAGCATGTTTTCTAAACACTTAAGTTTTTTTGACCGTCTTTTCAATAAAAGCCATTGTGCCCAAATGGCCATCCGTAGCACTGTCCCCCTTTTGGTTTTGAAATCAAAAAATCAATCTACTTGA
- a CDS encoding DUF6691 family protein yields the protein MMKEDILEKPVECESPNLQKKRETGIGLLKYMVVGVFFGIIMVKSEVISWFRIQEMFRLQSFHMYGVIGSAVFVGMISIFLIKKFNIKTFSGEKVVIQDKEFRKGQIIGGFIFGLGWAITGACPGPLFAQIGTGFTVVTVTLISALVGTWVYGKLADKLPN from the coding sequence ATGATGAAAGAAGATATATTGGAAAAGCCGGTCGAGTGTGAATCACCAAACCTTCAGAAGAAAAGAGAAACTGGTATTGGATTGTTGAAGTATATGGTTGTGGGAGTTTTCTTTGGTATAATTATGGTCAAATCAGAAGTGATCTCATGGTTTAGAATCCAAGAAATGTTTCGCTTGCAATCTTTTCATATGTATGGAGTAATAGGCTCTGCGGTATTTGTGGGAATGATCTCTATATTTCTGATCAAGAAGTTTAACATCAAGACATTTTCAGGAGAGAAGGTGGTAATCCAAGACAAGGAATTTAGAAAAGGCCAAATCATAGGAGGCTTTATCTTTGGTTTAGGGTGGGCAATCACTGGAGCATGTCCCGGACCATTGTTTGCCCAAATTGGAACAGGCTTCACCGTAGTTACCGTTACTTTGATCAGTGCTTTGGTAGGGACTTGGGTATATGGAAAGTTGGCTGATAAACTGCCTAATTGA
- a CDS encoding Crp/Fnr family transcriptional regulator — MQIEDIKQKVPMITDSHLLAELVEKGVFQEIASGVTIMEPGKFIKMVPLVIEGAVKVLRVDEDGKELFLYYLYPGETCALSLTCCDVSRASEIKAVAEEDTIILGVPVRVHEEWSEKYSQWKDFVTQTYQRRFQEMLKALDAVAFLKMDQRLARYILAKMNKFNSTELQLTHQEIANELGTSREVISRLLKQLEKKKWIELGRNKIYVREDFEELIK; from the coding sequence ATGCAGATAGAAGATATAAAACAGAAAGTTCCCATGATTACCGATAGTCATTTATTGGCGGAGTTGGTAGAAAAAGGTGTTTTTCAAGAAATAGCTTCAGGGGTTACGATTATGGAGCCTGGTAAATTCATAAAGATGGTTCCTTTAGTAATAGAAGGAGCCGTAAAGGTGCTCCGAGTGGATGAAGATGGTAAGGAGCTTTTTTTATATTATTTATACCCCGGCGAAACGTGTGCGTTGTCACTTACCTGCTGTGATGTGAGTCGGGCAAGTGAAATCAAAGCGGTGGCAGAGGAAGATACCATAATACTTGGTGTTCCGGTCAGGGTCCATGAAGAATGGAGTGAAAAGTATTCACAGTGGAAGGATTTTGTGACGCAAACTTATCAAAGGAGGTTTCAGGAGATGTTAAAGGCTTTGGATGCTGTGGCCTTTTTGAAAATGGATCAAAGACTGGCTCGGTATATTTTGGCTAAGATGAACAAATTTAATAGTACTGAACTACAGCTCACGCATCAGGAAATAGCCAATGAACTAGGGACCTCAAGAGAAGTGATATCCCGACTTTTAAAACAATTAGAAAAGAAAAAATGGATAGAATTGGGGCGTAATAAAATTTATGTTAGAGAAGACTTTGAAGAACTTATCAAGTAG
- a CDS encoding YeeE/YedE family protein, whose translation MEKIIDWISQPWPWYVAGPLLGLTVPVLLLIGNKSFGISSSLRHICAACVPAKIPFFSYDWKKEAWNLYFVFGVLVGGMIVGFFFSNPEAVVVAESTQKDLAVLGITQYSNLLPSEIFNWQNVFTLKGLVFFVFGGFMVGFGTRYAGGCTSGHAIMGISNLQWPSVVATIFFMLGGFAMTHLFLPTLMKIAGF comes from the coding sequence ATGGAAAAAATAATTGATTGGATTAGTCAGCCATGGCCTTGGTATGTGGCGGGTCCATTATTGGGACTGACAGTTCCTGTTTTACTATTGATAGGGAACAAGTCTTTTGGGATTTCATCCTCATTAAGGCATATCTGTGCGGCCTGTGTACCTGCCAAAATTCCATTCTTCTCATATGATTGGAAGAAGGAGGCCTGGAATCTTTACTTTGTTTTTGGAGTATTGGTAGGGGGGATGATCGTAGGATTCTTTTTCTCAAACCCCGAAGCTGTTGTGGTTGCGGAAAGTACTCAGAAAGATTTAGCGGTATTGGGAATCACGCAATACTCTAACTTACTTCCTTCTGAAATCTTTAATTGGCAAAACGTATTTACCCTGAAAGGGCTCGTTTTTTTTGTGTTTGGAGGTTTTATGGTGGGCTTTGGGACAAGGTATGCAGGAGGCTGTACATCAGGACACGCCATCATGGGGATCAGTAACTTACAATGGCCATCAGTGGTAGCGACCATCTTTTTTATGTTGGGGGGATTTGCAATGACGCATTTGTTTCTGCCAACGCTAATGAAAATTGCAGGATTCTAA
- a CDS encoding Gfo/Idh/MocA family protein — protein sequence MNRRDFMKTGGIVLGGSLFPYQMASALHSQTEGPIKVGVIGCGDRGKGVMHVMSRMPEQFDIIAVCDVMDFRLDQTYKAFPKHKFKTYKQYEKLVEDKSIDAVIIATPLNMHFAPAKAALEAGKHVYLEKTMTYSIPEAMGLIKIVKDKPSLTLQVGHQYRYTPLYYKVKEMIQSGYLGKITQIDSRWDRNWNWKRPVPDPSLEKIINWRMYKDYSGGLPAELLSHQIDFINWAFETHPDTIIGTGGIDNYHDGRETFDNVQLLLRYEKEEMIGNFGATCSNAREGYSFSIKGTQGTVELLMNEGYFYPEKERMEELQIVDGVSGATKLTWKDGKGIPILEEKTKDGTWYALEDFYKSIQTKAMPASNVLSGATTATCIHLANHSLFNKSIESWKPEYNYI from the coding sequence ATGAATAGAAGGGACTTTATGAAAACCGGCGGCATAGTCTTGGGCGGATCTTTATTCCCTTACCAAATGGCTAGTGCTCTCCATAGCCAAACAGAAGGCCCCATAAAAGTTGGAGTAATCGGGTGTGGTGATAGAGGTAAAGGTGTCATGCACGTGATGTCTAGAATGCCAGAACAGTTTGACATCATCGCTGTTTGTGATGTGATGGATTTCAGACTTGACCAAACTTATAAAGCCTTCCCAAAGCATAAATTTAAAACTTACAAACAATACGAAAAGCTGGTCGAGGACAAGTCCATTGACGCTGTCATCATAGCCACTCCTCTCAACATGCATTTTGCTCCTGCAAAGGCTGCACTCGAAGCAGGAAAACACGTTTACCTTGAAAAGACCATGACCTACAGTATCCCTGAAGCCATGGGATTGATCAAGATTGTCAAAGACAAGCCTTCGCTCACACTTCAAGTCGGACACCAATACCGCTATACGCCATTATACTATAAGGTTAAGGAAATGATCCAGTCAGGTTATTTGGGCAAAATAACTCAAATCGATTCAAGGTGGGATAGAAACTGGAATTGGAAAAGACCGGTCCCTGACCCTTCTTTGGAAAAGATCATCAACTGGAGAATGTATAAGGACTATTCTGGAGGTCTTCCTGCGGAATTATTGAGCCATCAAATCGACTTTATCAACTGGGCATTCGAAACGCATCCTGATACAATTATTGGAACAGGTGGCATTGATAACTATCATGATGGCCGAGAAACCTTTGACAATGTCCAACTTCTGCTTAGGTATGAAAAAGAAGAGATGATAGGTAATTTCGGAGCCACCTGTAGTAACGCTAGAGAAGGATACTCCTTTAGCATTAAAGGCACCCAAGGAACTGTCGAATTGCTAATGAATGAAGGCTACTTCTATCCAGAAAAGGAAAGAATGGAAGAATTGCAAATCGTAGACGGTGTATCTGGAGCCACCAAGCTTACCTGGAAAGACGGTAAAGGCATTCCTATCTTAGAAGAGAAAACTAAGGATGGTACTTGGTATGCTTTAGAGGATTTTTATAAATCCATCCAAACCAAAGCCATGCCTGCCTCCAACGTACTTAGTGGTGCCACCACAGCCACCTGTATCCACCTGGCCAACCACTCTCTATTCAATAAATCGATTGAAAGCTGGAAGCCGGAATACAATTACATATAA
- a CDS encoding GDSL-type esterase/lipase family protein, giving the protein MTFNNQKKQLSFLLIFTFFSIGSLNGLFAQEGPERFQNEVDQIIATTPIPNGNAPVYLFTGSSSIRLWKNISEYFPNQTIVNTGFGGSQTHELMHFADELIFRYKPSKIFIYEGDNDLASGKKPSTILKTTKKLVTKIQSKLPDAEIILISPKPSLSRWTLKENYNTLNRLLEVYCEKTAKVSFANVWDIALNESGEPIKEIFIEDGLHMNKKGYDLWAEVLENYFP; this is encoded by the coding sequence ATGACCTTCAACAACCAAAAAAAACAGCTTTCCTTCTTATTAATATTCACCTTCTTTTCTATTGGCTCACTCAACGGACTTTTCGCTCAAGAAGGTCCCGAACGTTTCCAAAACGAAGTAGACCAAATCATTGCCACCACCCCCATACCAAATGGAAACGCTCCCGTCTACTTGTTTACCGGAAGCTCCAGCATCAGACTTTGGAAAAACATTTCCGAATACTTCCCCAATCAAACCATTGTAAACACGGGATTTGGAGGCTCTCAAACGCACGAGTTAATGCATTTTGCTGACGAATTAATCTTCCGTTACAAACCCAGTAAAATTTTCATCTATGAAGGGGACAATGATTTGGCCAGTGGCAAAAAACCTTCTACCATCCTCAAAACCACGAAAAAGTTGGTCACTAAGATTCAATCAAAACTACCAGATGCTGAGATTATTTTGATCAGCCCTAAACCAAGTCTTTCCAGATGGACACTCAAGGAAAACTACAACACCCTTAATAGATTGTTGGAAGTTTATTGTGAAAAGACAGCCAAAGTAAGCTTTGCCAATGTTTGGGACATCGCTCTCAATGAATCTGGAGAACCTATCAAGGAAATATTCATAGAGGACGGACTTCATATGAACAAAAAAGGGTATGACCTTTGGGCAGAGGTTCTTGAAAATTATTTCCCTTGA
- a CDS encoding DUF4407 domain-containing protein translates to MNKMKQFLWFCSGANMALLKKCPTESNKYMGIGGTVFFTGILAALSAGYALYTVFGLWYWGVVFGLIWGVMIFNLDRFIVSSMRKKDSAWSEWKLAFPRLVLAVFLALVISKPLELKVFEREINRVVDEGKIQAMTEAKIGLEGAFPEVARLEEENQALRDEITAKSVFRDQKQKEYDEERFGVKTPGTTGIVGLGTNAKKKEEQLDAAQVDLEALQQRNWAKIDENETAIQEAIDRRQLAFEEQQKSIDEYDGLAARMDALSSLTAGSNAIALANLFIILLFVAMETAPVIVKLIAGRGPYDELMDKAESEVAVYAKEMKFKNEEKSRQRLQLFKETLGVDTELAIKKAIHKSKIMTNAEMDVLERSLSTRKEEEAPQETSS, encoded by the coding sequence ATGAATAAGATGAAACAGTTTTTGTGGTTTTGCAGTGGGGCAAATATGGCTCTCTTAAAGAAATGTCCTACTGAATCCAATAAATATATGGGGATTGGTGGTACTGTGTTTTTCACAGGAATTCTTGCTGCCCTATCTGCAGGTTATGCATTGTACACTGTGTTTGGTTTGTGGTATTGGGGCGTAGTATTTGGCTTGATCTGGGGAGTGATGATTTTTAATCTTGACCGATTTATAGTGTCGAGTATGAGGAAGAAGGATAGTGCTTGGTCTGAGTGGAAGTTGGCTTTTCCAAGGTTGGTATTGGCGGTCTTTTTGGCTTTGGTTATCTCCAAACCACTTGAATTAAAAGTGTTTGAAAGAGAAATTAACCGGGTGGTGGATGAAGGTAAGATTCAAGCAATGACCGAGGCGAAGATAGGCTTAGAAGGAGCGTTTCCTGAAGTAGCGAGGTTGGAAGAAGAGAACCAAGCTTTAAGGGATGAAATTACAGCAAAGTCTGTCTTCAGGGATCAAAAGCAAAAGGAGTATGATGAGGAACGCTTTGGGGTGAAAACTCCAGGGACTACAGGAATAGTAGGGCTGGGAACCAATGCCAAGAAGAAGGAAGAGCAGCTTGATGCCGCCCAAGTAGATCTGGAAGCTCTTCAGCAAAGGAATTGGGCCAAAATTGATGAAAATGAAACGGCTATTCAGGAAGCGATTGACAGAAGGCAGTTGGCCTTTGAAGAGCAGCAAAAGAGTATAGACGAATATGATGGCTTAGCTGCGAGGATGGATGCTTTGTCGTCTTTGACTGCAGGAAGCAATGCAATAGCCTTGGCAAACCTGTTTATTATATTATTATTTGTGGCCATGGAAACTGCCCCGGTTATTGTGAAATTGATTGCAGGCAGGGGGCCGTATGATGAGTTGATGGATAAAGCTGAAAGTGAGGTTGCGGTCTATGCTAAGGAGATGAAGTTTAAGAATGAAGAGAAGAGTAGGCAGCGTTTGCAGTTGTTTAAAGAAACATTGGGTGTGGATACTGAGTTGGCGATTAAGAAAGCCATTCACAAAAGTAAAATTATGACCAATGCAGAAATGGATGTTTTAGAGAGAAGTCTGAGTACTCGGAAGGAGGAAGAAGCACCACAAGAAACTTCTTCCTGA
- a CDS encoding acetyltransferase: protein MKLNVINGMYIYGASGHAKVVISGVESQGIGIVKVFDDNPECTSCLGYSVSFWDAGEYEEGGLMVIAIGENGIRKRVVERLGAKITYGKVFHDKSIISKYVKLGEGTVVMAGAIIQPEVRVGDHVIINTGAAVDHDCKIEDFVHIAPSATLCGNVHVGKGSLIGAGSVVIPGISIGENCVIGAGATVLRNVSDGETVYGVVK from the coding sequence TTGAAACTAAATGTGATTAATGGCATGTATATCTATGGGGCTTCTGGTCATGCAAAAGTGGTCATTTCGGGTGTAGAAAGTCAAGGTATTGGGATTGTTAAGGTTTTTGATGATAACCCGGAATGTACCTCATGCTTGGGGTATTCTGTTTCTTTTTGGGATGCTGGGGAATATGAGGAGGGTGGCTTGATGGTGATTGCTATTGGAGAAAATGGGATAAGGAAGAGGGTGGTAGAAAGGTTGGGAGCTAAAATAACTTATGGTAAAGTGTTTCATGATAAGTCAATAATTAGCAAATATGTGAAGTTAGGGGAAGGGACCGTTGTGATGGCAGGAGCTATAATTCAGCCTGAGGTTAGGGTTGGGGATCATGTGATTATCAATACGGGTGCAGCGGTAGATCATGATTGTAAAATTGAAGACTTTGTGCATATTGCGCCAAGCGCCACCTTGTGTGGTAATGTTCATGTCGGGAAAGGAAGCCTTATCGGCGCAGGAAGCGTTGTGATTCCTGGAATTAGTATAGGTGAGAACTGTGTGATTGGGGCAGGGGCTACGGTTTTGAGAAATGTCAGTGATGGAGAGACTGTTTATGGAGTGGTCAAATAG